The Salvia miltiorrhiza cultivar Shanhuang (shh) chromosome 2, IMPLAD_Smil_shh, whole genome shotgun sequence DNA window TGGCTCTTCTGATTTACTTAAAGACCCTGGCACAACTGCTATCGCTTCTAATGTCATCAATGTGGGTACGGTTCAGTTTATTAGTGTAATTACTAATTATGTTACTTTAGTAGAAGCTCCTGAACCCAAATCTCCTTCTCCTCggcatataaataaataaatcaaccaGGAAAGAATGATTGGAAAGAAATCCTCTCCTTGGTTAAACAGTGGTTTAACTGAAGAGTATTAATGTATCATAATTTCTTCCAATTTATGGTTCTTGGTCTGTAATTTTTGTGgtttgaaatatttatattattctCAGGTGGGCCACTAGTTGAAAATTCTGAAGAAGTACCCCGAATGGATGCAAGATTTGCAGAAAATCTGGTGCGCAAGTGGCAGGCTGTCAAGTCTCTAGCACTTGGTTCTGATCATTGTTTTGAAAAATTATCAGAGGTGAGAAACTAGCCAGTCATGCCTGGCTTTGACTTAATTGTTATTTTCTCTGTAAAACCCCCTACTTCTGGTACCTTTTAGCCCTTAGCTTAATTTGATTATGTTATCCTCGTAATCCTCATGGAAAATCAGATTCTGCCGTTAGTTATACATTAAGTAGAGgctagaaaataaataaatatggtcGGAAAAACTCCTGAAGCATACTCCAGAAATTGCAATAATTGCTTGAGTGAGGCATCTTCTTTTCATCTACTCATATGATGATTCATAATCTGTTACAATTTTCAATGATTATTTCAGGTGGGCGAATCACTTCACTTGTATGAAATGATATTATGCGATATCGGTCATACAAAATGAAATTTGGCAGAATCTttctttatactccctccgtcccgcccaagatgctatatattccttttcgggtcgtcccaacgaagatgctacatttctatatttggcaaaaataaggaattttaaacacttaattaatactaattaattatttctttattaccttctctctcctactttatcactttattaccttctctttcttactttatcactttattactttctctctcctactttatcactttattattacacatttaaaacattaatctacaactccttaaatcccgtgccgaaaagcaaatgtagcgtcttggccgggacggagggagtaattattagaCATATTTATAGAAAGATGCACATTTCGCTATAAGTTCCACATTTTCCTCTAGAATTCTGATCTTTGTAAGTGCTCTGATTTTTAAGTTTTCATGATGGATTGTGCTTCTGCCTGTTGCATGTATAAGTGCATTATAGCTGGTAATTCACACTGCATCTCCCTTATATGAGTAAAGCAACTGAATTATGGTGCTAGGTATTGGATGGTCAAATGCTAAAGATCTGGACCGACAGAGCTATGGAAATTGCTCAGCATGGCTGGTTCTGGGATTATCAACTTCTGAACCTTAATATTGATAGCGTGACTGTGTCAGTTGATGGTCGTCGTGCTATTGTGGAAGCAACTCTTGAAGAGTCTGCACAGTTAACTGATGGGGCTCACCCGGAGCATAATGACTCGTATAGTACAACATATACAACGCGGTATGAGATGTCATTTTCAAAGTCAGGCTGGAAAATTGTCGAGGGAGCTGTTCTCAAATCGTAAATCCGTTGTTAAACTAACCTTTGTGTACATGTGATATTTTGTACAATTTGCTGGCTCTTCATGAAGGCTTATGGTATTTACAGAGGGTGAAATTCCATTTTCCTGCCATCTTCGTACATAGGTGAAACCATGTTGTATACATGTTCGAGTTGAACTTAGAATgatgcaaaataaaatttttcgAAAGAAAGCCAATGACTGCTCATCACATTCAATTCCGAGCTAGCCTATCGGGCTGTTGGGTGGGTCATTTCGTTTGGGCTATAAATATTCTTACAGTTGATTATTATTGGTCCTAATTTTTCTTTGTTggtaaattacataagtaaataaaaaaatttaaagattgcACGACGGTGGACTTGAACCCAGCATCTCAGACATTGAGTATTAACAACCTACCGTTAGGCCAACGAACGCATGGTACTAATTCTTGATTCTTCTTACAGGCTAACAAGTTTATGAAAGAAGTTGGCATGTTTTATAATGTAATTAAATGAAGGCAGTTGTTGAGGGAGGAATAAGAAGAGGAAAGGAAAAGAACAAAAGAAAATGTTAAATTTGACTTGTGAGTAGTACCAAAAGGATCAACAACTATGATAATATTATGGATCACATATTTAAACACGAGTTTCTCTGTATAATACTGCGTACTATCTATGAGTTTCATAACATGAATAAATTCATGAATATACTGATCAAATGAAAAGATAAGAATTAGTGAAAGTTATGACCCAAAAACTAAATGTCGTCAAGTCTTATAGATTTTGAGCTGAATTGACAAGTAtacaaaaatatatgtatatggaAAATTGCCCCATACATGAAGAGTGTTGAATAAAGATATGGTTTTGACTAAATTCATAATGTTAGAGCCTCTTACTTGTATGTAAGTTATGAAGCAATGATAGGATGAATTCACATACTGCAGTGGAGCTTTAGTGTATTAGGAAGGGAAATAAGAAAGAGGAGTTAGGGTCTCAACAATGTATCGTATATACAGACGGTAGTCGAAAacctaacaaaaaaaatacaaaaccatTTGATGGGTAAATcagatgatggaaggaatgggATGCCTCCAGCTGAATGACTTGGAGTTGGTCTGTTTGGGGACTAAGGTGAGGCCAAACATTTCTTTGGGGGCCTGCCCTGCTTCCTTGAGCCCAGCCAGTTTGGCCACGATTGCGGCGCTCTCGTTCACGTGATCCATGTCTTTGGTATCAGTCCACAGCTTACGGCACAGCTGCAGCCTCCTCTGCTTTGATTTCACCTCTATGCCCCACTTTTGGAATAGAGCTTCCCTCTCCTTGTTGGTGAGCTTCTTCAGCATCCGCCTGCTCAGCATCTCGCGCTCGCGTTGCAGAGCCTTTGGGCTGAGTTGAAACAAAACAACCCATTGGTAAAGCATGCATGACCTATCTGTCTATCTATCTATCTGTCTATCTATGAATCGTACCTTGAAGGGACCTCATCTTTGGCGTCTTTGTTTCCAGCTTTGAGGAAGGTGAGGCGGCGGTGCTCTACTTCCATGTAGACTGCATCTGATGGATCTCCTTTGAAGAGAAGGTAAAAGTAGCTCCTATGGACAAGAGGGATGTGGCATTCGTCCCAGAGTTGGATTATCTCTCGCTTCCGCCTTTCGAACTCAACCTTCCAATCTGCATCACTTTCTTCCTTCTTAGCTTTAGTAGGTGTAGCAATCTCTTCACCGCCATTTGACCTCCTATCCTTCTTACTCTTACCTTCTTCCACTGCCTTTTCCTTCTTAGCTTTGCTACCTGCACTTTCTTCAGCTGTCTTTTCCTTCTTAGCTTTGCCTTGTGCAGCACTACTCACCTTGTTCGTTTCCTGTTGCTTCACTGTCTTAGGTTGGTGGGACTCAATGCTCATAGATTTTCCCCTTGTGGAGTTTTGTCTTGTCAGAGCAACAGCACTATTCGACTGTTTTCTTACATCGGATGAGTTCTGTCTAGACAGAGCATCATTGTTAGACTGCCTTCTTGCATCAGACAGCCTCCCGGAATCCTGTCTGGATAGAGAATCACTAACAGATTGCATCGTTGCATCGGAGAACCTCCCGGAGTCCTCTCCGGATAAAGAATCACTAATGAAGTGCAGCTTAACGTCGGAAAACCTCTCCGAGTCCTGTCTGGCTAGAGAATCAGTAATAGACTGTATCTTTGCATCAGAGAGTCTCCGCGAGTTCTCTCTGAGCAAAGCAGCCAGTGTCTTTTTACCGGATATCTTCTCTAGAATCGGTGGTGTTTCACTCGCATTCATGATCGATGCCAGGATTGCTTCACAGTTTCTGGTCCTATCTGTTTTGGGACTCAGATCAGATGCATTCAAGTCCGAGGAAGCAAGAGATCGCCCTATACAGTGTCTGCTCCCATCAGTTCTTGGACTCAGATCAGATGCATTGAAGTCTGATGAAGCAAGAGATCGCCCTATACTGCTTCTGCTCCTATCTGTTCTTGGACTCAGATCAGATGCATTGAAATCTGAGGAAGCAAGAGATCGGCCTACACTGTTTCTGGTCCTATCTGTTTTTGGACTCAGATCAGATGCAATAAAGTCTGAGGAAGCAAGAGATCGCCCTACACAGTTTCAGAAAGAATTAGTCACGAAAGATGAAGGCCGACTACTACTAGTGCTACGACTAGTACCTGAGAGGCGCTCTCTGGTGCGTGGAGAGGAAGCAGTGGACAAGTGATGGCGTGGGGAAGAAGAGAGATTGCGTGGCGAAGAAACACTTGACAAGGAGTTGGAGTTTCTTGAGAGGGAGTTTCTTGAATTGGTGCAATTCTGTTGAGCCATCTTCTCCCATCCTTGGCATGGATCGGGGCCGAAGTACTTGTCGATGCAGATTCTGGGTGACATGGTACCGGACAGGAACTGCTCTTCGTTGTTGTCGGGGAACTGATCCGCAATCCTGGGTTGGTATCTGCCAGACTGCGACACAACGTCCAACCTGAGGGGATCCATGAGCTCGGAAGCTTCGGAGGCCGGATATTCATCAGTCCAGGAAGCTCCGTCGTGACTCCAAGATCTTGAGGTTTGATGGTGCAGCATATTCTCCATGCGAGACTGAGCGAGATCGCGTTGATTAATGAGCTCTTTTATCTGTTGATCCATCTTTTGAATGAGAAGTTCCTTCTCTTTGAGAGCAGTTGGGGCGGGGTTGGAGTGGGAGTGAATCTTCTTCAACTCAGACTCTAGCCTGGCTAATTCCTTCTGGAGCTGCTTGACGAGTGCCTTCTCGGACATGACCACATTGACTTGGGCGTTGGTGTGAACTTGCTTGGCGCAGTTGGCAAAGTGAAGGGTGTTCCTCGACTGCTCCACGTGGCTGTGGGAAGGGCTCATGGTGCATATGATAGCAGTCCTCGCGTTCCCACCCAGCGAGTTCTGCAGTATGCGCGTCAGCTTCGAGTCTCTGTATGGGATGTGCGCATTTCTTCCTTTGCTGCATCACAACACCTATCAATCCTGTCTCAAACTTCAAACCAAACAACCCAttcaatcaaatcaaatcaccTTAGTTTTCGGATCACAGTTCCAAGGGATAGTAGACTGCGGTTTATGTGGCACCCTTCCTTGAGCCGTGTTCCAGCTGAGTTGGTTTGAGAAGCACGTTCACTCCCAGCCAGATCAACAAAATTCTGTCATGCATTTATCACTACGCTTAATACTATATCTAAATAATCATTTTATTCTTCTCAAAATTATAGTAAATACTACTTCTCAACATGGTTTAAACTACTGTTTTGCCCTCGATTCACGTGAATTAGCCTTATTAAAAAGCTTCGTGGTTTGTCAATACAAGGCAAAATGAAGTCAAGGAGCTTTCGTGGTTATGaattatttatcattttttgtGATTATGATAACAAAATTGATGTTTTATTAGTTCATGAGAAAGTATTTCTTACCACTGAAGCTGTTAAAGTGCTAGAACTTGGCACTCCCATGTACTGAACAGCTTCACTTTCAACAGTCTGCAGCATTTGAAAACTAGTCGATCAACTCCCCAACCTCATAACACAAATAAGCTGACTCAAAAAGTATATACCAAGCGCAGAATTTGATGAGATCGAGAGCTGAGTTCGTTGAGATTAGTCTCGCCTATTCGCCTTTGAGCTGAAACAAAAACCACACAAGATGGTGCTTGCTAAGTGTAAATCCATGAACTCTAGTGACAAGTCATGACTACTTTCTTACCTTCACAAATAGATAACAACTCTCTTAGCTGGTGCGAGTCCTTTAAGGTCACCTCTGTAAGCTTATCGACTATAGTCCCTCTCTGCAGCAGAGAAACAAGCATTAAGGATGATTCAAAAAAGAGTAACAACAGAGACAGTAAGATTCACCTCCGGATCATCAAGAAGTCTAAGGGGAGTGCCATCAGATTGCAGAAGGTCCCTCACTGCTTCATTGTAGATCTCCATGGCAGAGAATTTTAGAACGAAGTTTCGCTCATGATGCTATATATATGCACCAAGTGAGGCGATTAGTATGGAATTTATGTATAAAGAGAATAggatgatgaaaataataaccTTGTGTATGTAGTCGTATATATCAGCTATGGCACATTCTGTGATTCCACACATAGTGAATGTCTTTCCACTGCCTGTTTGGCCGTACGCGAAGATAGTTGCTGGAGATGACCAAATTCCAAACATGCCCATCACAAAATGTATATTTGAAGGctatttatatttattgaaGTTAACTACTCACAGTTTATCCCACTGAGCACAGAGAGTGCAATCTTCTTGGCAGCTTCCTCGTAGACATGCTTTGTTGGAGAGTTAACCCCAAAAACTCTATCTGCAGtcacataatatatataattaagctCTTCATTTGTTGCCTTTTTTGATTTGGTTTTGTGAGATTACCGAAGGTGTAGGCACTGGGAAGTTGAGAACGTTCTTGAAGAGTGTTCTTGAAAATGATGGTGGTGTTGTTGATGCACTCCCAATCCGACAAATCATTCTTTGAGATTTCCCTATCACTCAGAGGCCTAACCCTCACTGCAACATAGATTTTCTCCTCATGTGCACTTGCATTCTCCCATTCCACCATCTCATCTCCACAAACCGATGCCATTTTCTAATCCTATTTTTAATTCCCACCTCAAGAAGCTGCCCTCTGCCCTCTCTTTTTAACAAAGAGAGGGACTTATGTCCCCACCTTTTACGTTAAGCCTCTGCTCTCCTTTATCTGCATCAACATACATATATATCACATCTCTCAAATATTGATTGTTCAAATAATGTAACAACATCTTATTACATTTCTATCTAatctaataaataatttgattttgcaTGCATGCGTACAACTATAGATGTACTCATAAACATGAAAAGATGTAGTGCAAATGGAAGTTAAACTGCAACCTTTTACATCATGCAGATTAACGTAAAATTTTCATGAATAAAGCACAAACAAAGATACATATAAGTAAAAATCAGAAAATGGGTAAAGTGAGTGGACCTTATATGTAGATGTAGATATATATGAAATTGTGGATTGATTATGTTCTGGAAATCGCAGGCTTAGATTTTCCTAAActgagaaattaattaatatggtATATGCAAGATGAAACTATAACCCATTGTAGGGTTGGAGAAACGAACACATACACAAAAAAGAGAAtgaggagaaagagagatatTTGGTTATGGTTGTGAAAGAGAGACATGCTGATACCGTAAATCACGCCAAAATCTCTAATTCGGACAGTTCACAGAAAACATCGgacaaatataaaaattaattgccTACACAACTTTTCTTTGCTAAAGATATCTATATGCACATTGCCTATACATCTCTGTTTAttgtaaatataagtatttctttttgTGTTAATACTTCTAAATAACCAGTTTACTTAATGAaaattatagtaaaaataattttttgtgttAGTTGACTATTTTATCCTTAATGAAAAttatagtaaaaatatataaaagaaaaagaaatactcctatataaaaatttgtaaaaagaaaaaatttaaatttaatccCACGTTGCCCCCTTCCCCCTTCCCCTTCTCCTTATCCGCCAACTATGCAGACCGCCGGCGACACTTCTCCGCCAAGTTGCGCCAACCCCTTCCCCCTCCTCTTTCCCTTTCCTCCTCTCACCAATTACCCAGGCCTGTAGGCCCTTCTCTCCCCCATCCCCCtccctccccccacccccaTCCCTTCTTCTCTGCAGCTACCTTCAGTCCGCCCCGTTCTCTTCTTTCCCTTCATCTCTACATCGGAAATCATACTCGTCCGATCTTGTTGTAGTCCCCCTCTCTCCCACTCCCTTTTCCTTCTGCAACTGCAACTCAACATCCATCGATTATTCTGCtgtgattttattttgatttttgtattgaAATTGATAAAAGAAGGCTCGACGGTAGGTTCCGGCGGCGGTGATGTTGGTGCTTGATGGAGGTGATGCAAGCAGTGGCGTGACCTCCTGACTAGAAGAGAAAGACGatggaagtttttttttttttttcttttatattttgatttttgtaaatatatttttaaaaagattttattttaaattattgataaataaaatacaagGATACTTTGGTAaaagtatatataattatggTTATTATTAACCTTTGCTATATCAAAAtggttattttaatatttgcctctttcttttttgatgaataatatatatatttccttaGTCACACCTCACTTGCCTAGTTTTCTCGACATAGTTATTTACGAAATAAGATTGTAATATAAAAATGTATGGGTTCATATCATATTTATTGTAGTGAAAATTGATTATTTGAAAAGGAAATTTGTCAAGTTAAATAGGACACCCGAAAAAGAAATACATGCCAAATTAAGTGGAGCTGAGGAGCATAAGTTATTTCTCTGAAATTGTTTAGGgattatgagaaaaaaaaattcccttattagagcatccgcaatgccTACACGATAGCTGCTTACTCGTGTAAGTGTACTATCGTGTAAGCGTTGCGGGCGCagcttacacgagggctacacgttctatcgtgtagccctttaAACGGTCGAAATGAGGCGcgtctatataaaaaaaaatcaaaagttcGAATTTTGAATGAATTGGCAGCTTTGACTCCTCGGTTTCTGTGCCGAAATTTgaccgtttgaattttttttttaattttttttcttctctttataaatccatcttcctccttcttcttcctcactttcactccacaattctccttcttctttcaatttctttccttcttcttcctccttcaaGCGCTTTCATCTTCTTTCTTCCGAAAATGGCGGAATCCGACCGCGattcttcgtctgattcatccgacggtgtagctCATGCGATGACGAAGGTGAAGGAGCaaccaattggagagatgacgacgcgggacatggggcgtctagcagtgactcgacggagagtggtcgagcaaccccagtttcattcgaggaatatgtgcaaagagatgtccttctccgagataggcagttgcacgccgcgctccaatatgatttgatggagcatgtttgggcacgtttcggacctctaggatcggaatagttatttgtaggatttgtttttattttattaaattttatgtaatttttaggatttcaaaattaatgcaatttaaatttgaagtaaattgtggaatttaaatttatgatattaaacttaaatgaaaaatgaaaaaaatcaaaactaatgctatcatgtaagctatcatgtaaccccactgcagcatctttacaTCATGTGGTCCCCcatcataaagtaggctatcatgtaagctatcatgtaactcCATTGCAGATGCTCTTAATATCGAGAAGAAACTTGAATTATATTTTCTTGATTAAGTAAAACCTAAAATACAACGTGCTATTTGTAAACATTAACAGAAATAGCAaacgttgtacgtgtaattagTGTTAgcttatttgataaaaataaaaaatatagatataataattattatatttattttttaataggttaattacgcgaaaaatcatgaattttgatCGAATTTTCAAACTTTccataaacttttttttaatcaaaaattccctgaatttaatCGTTTGAACAATTTCTCCATGATTTTTTCCTTCGGTGAAGCTCCGGGCTGACATGGCAATTCTTAGGCAATACGAGCTGACATGACGCTTATGTGGACCGAAAATTGACAcatgaaaaataatataaaaaaaaacattaaaaaaaagcaaaattgaaaagaattgttcttcttcttccccaaacatCCATCGCCTTCGCCAAGGACATGAATGTGAACCTGCAGATTAACAAAATGGACAACTTCCACCTCCAAAATCTCAACTCACAAGCCATCAACTCCACCGCGGGCGAAACACTGGTTGTCTGCGCGCAGTTTCGGCTGCACAACCTCAGCCACAACGCCCCCGACGACAGAACAGAGTTCCTGAGAGTTCCTCCAGACCTCTACCGTCGCCGTCCACCGTAGACC harbors:
- the LOC131010308 gene encoding kinesin-like protein KIN-7E produces the protein MASVCGDEMVEWENASAHEEKIYVAVRVRPLSDREISKNDLSDWECINNTTIIFKNTLQERSQLPSAYTFDRVFGVNSPTKHVYEEAAKKIALSVLSGINSTIFAYGQTGSGKTFTMCGITECAIADIYDYIHKHHERNFVLKFSAMEIYNEAVRDLLQSDGTPLRLLDDPERGTIVDKLTEVTLKDSHQLRELLSICEAQRRIGETNLNELSSRSHQILRLTVESEAVQYMGVPSSSTLTASVNFVDLAGSERASQTNSAGTRLKEGCHINRSLLSLGTVIRKLSKGRNAHIPYRDSKLTRILQNSLGGNARTAIICTMSPSHSHVEQSRNTLHFANCAKQVHTNAQVNVVMSEKALVKQLQKELARLESELKKIHSHSNPAPTALKEKELLIQKMDQQIKELINQRDLAQSRMENMLHHQTSRSWSHDGASWTDEYPASEASELMDPLRLDVVSQSGRYQPRIADQFPDNNEEQFLSGTMSPRICIDKYFGPDPCQGWEKMAQQNCTNSRNSLSRNSNSLSSVSSPRNLSSSPRHHLSTASSPRTRERLSGRSLASSDFIASDLSPKTDRTRNSVGRSLASSDFNASDLSPRTDRSRSSIGRSLASSDFNASDLSPRTDGSRHCIGRSLASSDLNASDLSPKTDRTRNCEAILASIMNASETPPILEKISGKKTLAALLRENSRRLSDAKIQSITDSLARQDSERFSDVKLHFISDSLSGEDSGRFSDATMQSVSDSLSRQDSGRLSDARRQSNNDALSRQNSSDVRKQSNSAVALTRQNSTRGKSMSIESHQPKTVKQQETNKVSSAAQGKAKKEKTAEESAGSKAKKEKAVEEGKSKKDRRSNGGEEIATPTKAKKEESDADWKVEFERRKREIIQLWDECHIPLVHRSYFYLLFKGDPSDAVYMEVEHRRLTFLKAGNKDAKDEVPSSPKALQREREMLSRRMLKKLTNKEREALFQKWGIEVKSKQRRLQLCRKLWTDTKDMDHVNESAAIVAKLAGLKEAGQAPKEMFGLTLVPKQTNSKSFSWRHPIPSII